In uncultured Cohaesibacter sp., a genomic segment contains:
- a CDS encoding glutathione S-transferase N-terminal domain-containing protein, translated as MTEQTKPIDLYYWPTPNGWKITIMLEELGVPYEINMINIGAGDQFKPNFLAISPNNKMPAIVDPEGPGGAPISVFESGAILLYLARKFGRFMPEDERGRVEVEQWLMWQMGGFGPMLGQNHHFGTYAPEKIEYAINRYRNETHRLYGVLNKALKGQDYVAGDYSIADMAIVGWVVPHERQGIDLDEFPHVKRWFNALNEREAVKVGLAIGKEDRAKFDLAKDKDAQSVLFNQRAR; from the coding sequence ATGACAGAACAAACAAAGCCGATTGATCTCTATTACTGGCCGACACCAAATGGCTGGAAAATCACCATCATGCTCGAAGAGCTTGGCGTGCCTTATGAGATCAACATGATCAATATTGGTGCAGGAGACCAGTTCAAACCGAATTTTCTGGCCATTTCTCCCAATAACAAGATGCCGGCCATTGTCGATCCGGAAGGGCCGGGCGGTGCGCCGATATCGGTTTTCGAATCCGGGGCCATCCTGCTTTATCTGGCACGCAAATTCGGGCGTTTCATGCCTGAGGATGAGCGCGGACGGGTTGAGGTTGAACAATGGCTCATGTGGCAAATGGGCGGATTTGGTCCGATGCTGGGGCAGAATCATCATTTCGGCACCTATGCGCCGGAAAAGATCGAATATGCCATCAACCGCTATCGCAACGAGACCCACCGGCTTTATGGCGTTTTGAACAAGGCGCTCAAGGGGCAGGATTATGTGGCCGGTGATTATTCCATTGCGGATATGGCCATTGTCGGCTGGGTCGTGCCGCATGAACGTCAAGGTATCGACCTAGACGAGTTCCCTCATGTCAAACGCTGGTTCAATGCGCTCAATGAGCGTGAGGCGGTCAAGGTCGGTCTGGCGATCGGCAAGGAAGATCGGGCCAAATTCGATCTGGCAAAGGACAAGGATGCCCAGTCGGTGCTGTTCAATCAGCGGGCACGCTAG
- a CDS encoding NnrU family protein, protein MTMLIFGVLLWSVVHLFPILLPTVRAGLVDRMGEGPYKGLFTLLIVLSLVLMVFGWRAAGEAGYIGDIYDEDWTRHLTHLLLLFSIILFGAAKAPSRIRRVIRNPMLTGLVLWSVGHLLVNNDQRSLVLFGGLLIWAVISILGSNRRDGVYVPPAVKSWGTEIRIVLISCVVYGVLIVAHPYFTGMEAMDLSAFWELF, encoded by the coding sequence ATGACCATGTTGATTTTTGGTGTGCTGCTGTGGTCAGTGGTGCATCTCTTTCCGATTTTGCTTCCCACGGTGCGCGCTGGTCTGGTCGACCGGATGGGAGAGGGACCCTATAAGGGGCTGTTCACGCTTTTGATTGTGCTTTCACTGGTCTTGATGGTGTTTGGCTGGCGGGCGGCGGGAGAGGCTGGCTATATCGGGGATATTTATGATGAAGACTGGACCCGTCATCTGACCCATCTTCTGCTGCTTTTCTCGATCATTCTTTTCGGAGCGGCAAAGGCTCCAAGCCGCATTCGCCGTGTCATTCGCAATCCGATGCTGACGGGCCTGGTGCTCTGGTCTGTTGGTCATTTGCTGGTCAATAATGACCAGCGTTCGTTGGTGCTGTTTGGCGGCCTGCTGATCTGGGCGGTGATTTCCATATTGGGGTCGAACCGCCGCGACGGGGTCTATGTGCCCCCGGCTGTCAAATCATGGGGCACCGAGATCAGGATCGTGCTGATCTCCTGTGTTGTCTATGGCGTGCTCATTGTGGCGCATCCCTATTTCACCGGGATGGAGGCGATGGATCTCAGCGCCTTTTGGGAGCTTTTCTGA
- the gatB gene encoding Asp-tRNA(Asn)/Glu-tRNA(Gln) amidotransferase subunit GatB, which yields MAEASSKLIKGATGDWEVVVGMEIHAQVASEAKLFSGSSTLFGGEANAHVSFVDAAMPGMLPVINEECVRQAIRTGLGLKAKINNRSLFDRKNYFYPDLPQGYQISQYKDPIVGEGEVVLHMLDGEEVRVGVERLHLEQDAGKSMHDQHPTMSFVDLNRSGVALMEIVSKPDIRSSEEAKAYMTKMRTIVRYLGTSDGNMEEGSMRADVNVSVRRPGEPFGTRCELKNMNSIRFIGQAIEYEARRQIAILEDGGSIDQETRLYDPKKGETRSMRSKEEAHDYRYFPDPDLLPLEFDDAYVEELRKDLPELPDDKRDRFISDLGLKPYDASVLVASKRLAVFFEKVAEGRDAQLAANWVINEWLGRVNKEQLDIDASPVSADQLGQIVDLIKAGDISGKIAKDLFEIVWTEGGDPAKIVEEKGMKQVTDTGAIEAIVDEIIANNPDQVEKVKEKPGLIGWFVGQVMKASQGKANPQAVNQILKDKLGL from the coding sequence ATGGCTGAAGCGTCCAGCAAACTGATCAAGGGGGCTACCGGCGACTGGGAAGTGGTCGTCGGCATGGAAATCCATGCTCAGGTCGCCTCTGAGGCAAAACTTTTCTCCGGCTCTTCCACCTTGTTCGGTGGCGAAGCCAATGCGCATGTGAGTTTCGTTGATGCCGCCATGCCCGGCATGCTGCCGGTCATCAACGAGGAATGCGTGCGTCAGGCCATCCGCACCGGGCTTGGCCTCAAGGCCAAGATCAACAACCGTTCGCTGTTTGACCGCAAGAACTATTTCTATCCAGACCTGCCGCAGGGCTATCAGATCTCGCAATATAAGGATCCGATCGTCGGTGAAGGGGAAGTCGTTCTGCATATGCTGGACGGCGAGGAAGTGCGGGTCGGCGTCGAGCGTCTGCATCTGGAACAGGATGCGGGCAAGTCAATGCATGACCAGCATCCGACCATGTCCTTTGTGGATCTGAACCGCTCCGGCGTCGCCTTGATGGAGATCGTGTCCAAGCCGGACATCCGCTCCTCCGAGGAAGCGAAGGCCTATATGACCAAGATGCGGACCATCGTGCGCTATCTGGGGACCTCGGATGGCAACATGGAAGAAGGCTCCATGCGCGCTGACGTCAACGTATCGGTGCGTCGCCCCGGTGAGCCGTTCGGCACCCGCTGTGAGCTGAAGAACATGAACTCGATTCGCTTCATCGGGCAGGCCATCGAATATGAGGCCCGTCGCCAGATTGCCATTCTGGAAGACGGTGGTTCCATCGATCAGGAAACCCGTCTCTATGATCCCAAGAAGGGCGAGACACGCTCCATGCGCTCCAAGGAAGAGGCGCATGACTATCGTTATTTCCCCGATCCCGATCTGCTGCCGCTGGAATTTGACGACGCCTATGTCGAAGAGCTGCGCAAGGATCTTCCCGAGCTTCCTGACGACAAGCGCGATCGCTTCATTTCCGATCTCGGCCTGAAGCCGTATGATGCTTCGGTGCTGGTGGCTTCCAAGCGCCTTGCCGTCTTCTTCGAGAAGGTTGCCGAGGGACGCGATGCGCAGTTGGCTGCCAACTGGGTCATCAACGAATGGCTTGGCCGGGTCAACAAGGAACAGCTGGATATCGATGCCAGCCCTGTTTCTGCCGATCAGCTGGGCCAGATTGTCGATCTGATCAAGGCGGGGGATATTTCGGGCAAGATCGCCAAGGATCTGTTCGAGATCGTCTGGACCGAAGGTGGAGATCCGGCAAAGATCGTCGAAGAAAAAGGCATGAAGCAGGTAACCGACACCGGCGCTATCGAGGCTATTGTCGACGAGATCATCGCCAACAACCCTGATCAGGTCGAGAAGGTCAAGGAAAAGCCGGGCCTTATCGGCTGGTTTGTCGGGCAGGTGATGAAGGCTTCGCAGGGCAAGGCCAACCCGCAGGCTGTCAACCAGATCCTGAAAGACAAGCTGGGGCTTTAG
- a CDS encoding chorismate mutase, producing the protein MRKAEECTEKAHIREEVDRIDSALVALFAERDAYVRRMAELKTDPSEARDDERVKAVLDKVLSELEAQDLAPDLYMQFWEDLIEVNIAYEETAIAAHQGEANETSGA; encoded by the coding sequence ATGCGTAAAGCTGAAGAATGCACTGAGAAGGCTCATATCCGCGAAGAGGTCGATCGCATCGATAGTGCATTGGTCGCGCTCTTTGCCGAGCGGGATGCCTATGTGCGGCGCATGGCGGAACTGAAGACGGATCCTTCCGAGGCGCGCGATGATGAGCGCGTCAAGGCGGTGCTGGACAAGGTGCTCTCTGAACTGGAGGCGCAGGATCTGGCTCCCGATCTTTACATGCAGTTCTGGGAAGATCTGATCGAGGTCAATATCGCCTATGAGGAAACGGCTATTGCCGCCCATCAGGGCGAAGCGAATGAGACATCTGGCGCGTGA
- the gatA gene encoding Asp-tRNA(Asn)/Glu-tRNA(Gln) amidotransferase subunit GatA, with product MTDLTSLTIAEAREGLAKKEFTATELTTSYIKAIDGADQLNAYVTKTPEKALEMAKASDERLAKGEARPLEGIPLGIKDLYCTKGVGAYACSHILDGFKPEYESTVSQNLWDDGAVMLGKLAMDEFAMGSTTETSYFGPVKNPWRATGETIDRVPGGSSGGSAAAVAARICAGATASDTGGSIRQPAAFTGTVGIKPTYGRCSRWGMIAFASSLDQAGPIARTVRDAAIMMKSMASVDPKDTTSVDLPVPDYEAALTGDIRGMKVGIPKEYRVDGMPEEVEANWQQGIDWLKSAGAEIVDISLPMTKYALPAYYIVAPAEASSNLARYDGVKYGLRVNGDDIIDMYEKTRAAGFGSEVKRRILIGTYVLSAGYYDAYYLRAQKIRSLIKQDFDKAFQSVDTILAPATPSAAFELNKEITDPVEMYLNDIFTVTVNMAGLPGISVPSGKNGQGLPMGLQLIGKAFDEETLFRTAGVLEDAAGILEAPAKWW from the coding sequence GTGACAGATCTCACGTCTCTGACTATTGCAGAGGCCCGCGAGGGGCTGGCAAAGAAAGAATTCACCGCGACCGAGCTGACCACCAGCTACATCAAGGCGATTGATGGTGCAGATCAGCTCAATGCCTATGTCACCAAGACGCCGGAAAAGGCGCTTGAAATGGCAAAAGCGTCCGACGAGCGGCTCGCCAAAGGTGAGGCCCGCCCGCTGGAAGGCATTCCGCTCGGCATCAAGGACCTTTACTGCACCAAGGGCGTTGGCGCCTATGCTTGCTCGCATATTCTGGATGGCTTCAAGCCGGAATATGAAAGCACAGTTTCGCAGAATCTCTGGGATGACGGCGCGGTCATGCTGGGCAAGCTGGCCATGGACGAGTTCGCGATGGGCTCGACCACCGAGACCAGCTATTTCGGTCCGGTCAAAAATCCGTGGCGTGCGACCGGCGAGACCATTGATCGCGTGCCCGGCGGCTCTTCAGGTGGCTCTGCTGCCGCTGTTGCCGCGCGCATCTGCGCTGGCGCAACCGCGTCTGATACCGGTGGCTCGATCCGCCAGCCGGCAGCCTTTACCGGCACCGTTGGCATTAAGCCGACCTATGGTCGCTGCTCGCGCTGGGGCATGATTGCCTTTGCTTCCTCGCTCGATCAGGCCGGACCGATTGCCCGCACCGTGCGCGATGCGGCCATCATGATGAAGTCCATGGCTTCGGTTGACCCCAAGGACACCACCAGCGTTGATCTGCCTGTGCCCGATTATGAAGCCGCTCTGACCGGCGATATCCGCGGCATGAAGGTCGGCATTCCGAAGGAATATCGCGTTGATGGCATGCCAGAGGAAGTGGAAGCCAACTGGCAGCAGGGGATCGACTGGCTGAAATCCGCCGGTGCCGAGATTGTCGATATTTCCCTGCCGATGACCAAATATGCTCTGCCTGCCTATTATATCGTGGCTCCGGCCGAGGCCTCTTCCAACCTGGCGCGCTATGACGGCGTGAAATATGGCCTGCGTGTCAATGGCGATGACATCATCGACATGTATGAGAAGACCCGCGCTGCCGGTTTCGGCTCTGAGGTCAAGCGCCGTATTCTGATCGGCACCTATGTGCTGTCGGCCGGTTATTATGACGCCTATTATCTGCGCGCCCAGAAGATCCGCTCGCTGATCAAGCAGGATTTCGACAAGGCGTTCCAGTCTGTCGACACCATCCTGGCGCCAGCCACGCCTTCGGCAGCTTTCGAGCTCAACAAGGAAATCACCGATCCGGTCGAGATGTATCTCAACGACATCTTCACCGTCACGGTGAATATGGCCGGTCTGCCGGGCATTTCGGTGCCTTCGGGCAAGAATGGGCAAGGGCTGCCAATGGGGCTGCAACTGATCGGCAAGGCATTCGATGAGGAAACCCTGTTCCGGACAGCCGGTGTTCTGGAAGATGCCGCTGGCATTCTCGAAGCACCTGCCAAATGGTGGTAA
- the gatC gene encoding Asp-tRNA(Asn)/Glu-tRNA(Gln) amidotransferase subunit GatC, with protein sequence MSIDKDTVKRVARLARLSVTEEEAESLKGELNSILNWVELLNEVDVDGVDPMTSVVTQKMKKRDDVVTDGNYADRVVSNAPASEDNYFMVPKVIE encoded by the coding sequence ATGTCAATTGACAAGGATACGGTCAAGCGCGTGGCGCGTCTCGCCCGCCTGTCCGTTACAGAAGAAGAGGCGGAAAGCCTCAAGGGTGAATTGAACTCCATCCTGAACTGGGTTGAATTGCTCAATGAGGTCGATGTCGACGGCGTTGATCCGATGACCTCTGTCGTCACCCAGAAAATGAAAAAGCGGGATGATGTTGTAACCGATGGCAATTATGCCGACCGAGTCGTAAGCAACGCACCTGCTTCCGAAGACAATTATTTCATGGTTCCGAAGGTCATCGAATAG
- a CDS encoding EAL domain-containing protein, whose product MRRLQIRADRAVSLALRIAEASSEHELFVAMLDAIETIRGRSCFRAYVVDPQKRSVRLSADFGYPKINIIPEQVENWLLHDGPVPQYRDGLEKGMQHTCAKLVSGNTVLGGVFLAFLESENEVSADQVNSHLMTEFARLGASSLVALRKRRLSTMVLEALEQSEEAIVFYGEDDEGVIFSNDAYHRVFPHYPNRQELLGRTHLDLYRMDLAAGIISDPLAHADPEAYLQERKLLAEQLVDTQREIQKLGNKTYIYTRTRSEAGAIMSRRIDITEQALAEARLRQREKQLQSLVYIDSLTGLNNRAHFLEYIEELSRRMKDGDLEAVTVFWIDLNGFKIVNDTYGHTYGDSVLRKVGLRMQMGMPEKSEFVRYGGDEFVMVFEEQITAQKLEILANRILTIVNAPINHDGTSFQLGASIGIAHTSGRDADLSSLLGNADLAMYEAKKQSRCSFKVFDPKMRSSMIERCALIDDIKLAFEQDQFELYYQPQFDTRSGVLVGFEALTRWNHPVRGFVPPDLFIPIMEETNMIEQLGRWCLQEACKEASHWPKDLFVAVNVSPLQLKNPHFALTIGRALAHAGLRAEQLELEITESVLLDGNEGERCQIETWKKLGIQVALDDVGKGYSSLSYLSQFPFDKIKIDRSFLKAFDAEEPEDASAVILHAIVELGKTLGKTVIAEGVEREDQLEYLRSVGCDQAQGYLLGRPMCAQDARKFVRKFRLPLWKRLRVS is encoded by the coding sequence ATGAGACGGTTGCAAATTCGTGCGGACAGAGCAGTTTCGTTGGCTCTGCGCATCGCAGAAGCTTCGAGCGAACACGAGTTATTCGTTGCAATGCTTGACGCAATCGAGACGATCCGGGGCAGATCCTGCTTCCGGGCCTATGTCGTCGACCCCCAGAAACGATCTGTGCGCCTGTCGGCAGATTTCGGATATCCAAAGATCAATATCATTCCCGAACAGGTCGAGAACTGGTTGCTGCATGATGGCCCGGTTCCTCAATATCGTGATGGCCTGGAAAAAGGAATGCAGCATACCTGCGCCAAGCTGGTGTCGGGAAATACCGTTCTCGGTGGCGTGTTTCTTGCCTTTCTTGAGAGTGAAAATGAAGTATCTGCCGATCAGGTCAATTCCCATCTGATGACGGAATTTGCCAGATTGGGAGCCAGCTCGCTTGTTGCCCTGAGAAAGCGTCGTCTTTCCACCATGGTGCTGGAAGCGCTTGAGCAGAGCGAAGAGGCAATCGTCTTTTACGGTGAAGATGATGAAGGGGTCATTTTCAGCAATGATGCCTATCATCGGGTTTTCCCCCATTACCCCAATCGGCAGGAACTGCTGGGCAGAACGCATCTGGACCTTTACCGGATGGATCTGGCCGCCGGGATCATCTCGGATCCTCTGGCGCATGCCGATCCCGAGGCCTATCTGCAAGAGCGCAAGCTGCTGGCCGAGCAATTGGTTGATACCCAGCGGGAAATTCAGAAGCTGGGCAACAAGACCTATATTTATACGCGGACCCGGTCCGAGGCTGGCGCCATCATGTCTCGGCGCATCGATATCACCGAGCAGGCTCTGGCAGAGGCGCGGCTGAGGCAGAGAGAGAAGCAGCTCCAGTCGCTGGTCTATATCGACTCTTTGACGGGATTGAATAACCGGGCTCATTTTCTTGAATATATCGAAGAACTGTCTCGCCGGATGAAAGACGGCGATCTGGAAGCGGTGACCGTCTTCTGGATTGACCTTAACGGCTTCAAGATCGTGAATGACACCTATGGGCATACCTATGGCGACAGTGTGTTGCGCAAGGTAGGGCTTCGCATGCAAATGGGCATGCCCGAGAAGAGCGAATTTGTCCGCTATGGCGGTGATGAATTCGTCATGGTTTTTGAAGAGCAAATCACGGCGCAAAAGCTCGAGATCCTTGCCAACCGCATATTGACCATCGTCAATGCTCCCATCAATCATGATGGAACATCTTTCCAGCTGGGTGCGAGCATCGGCATCGCCCATACATCGGGCAGGGATGCGGATCTGAGCAGCCTTCTGGGGAATGCGGATCTGGCCATGTATGAGGCCAAGAAACAATCCCGCTGTTCCTTCAAGGTGTTCGATCCCAAGATGCGCTCCAGCATGATCGAGCGCTGCGCATTGATCGATGATATCAAGCTGGCCTTCGAGCAAGACCAGTTCGAGCTTTATTATCAGCCCCAGTTTGACACCCGAAGCGGTGTGCTGGTGGGGTTTGAAGCGCTGACCCGCTGGAACCACCCGGTCCGCGGCTTTGTGCCTCCCGATCTTTTCATCCCGATTATGGAAGAGACAAACATGATCGAACAGCTGGGACGCTGGTGCCTGCAGGAGGCCTGCAAGGAGGCGAGCCATTGGCCCAAGGATCTGTTCGTCGCGGTGAATGTGTCGCCTTTGCAGCTGAAAAATCCCCATTTCGCCCTCACCATCGGGCGTGCGCTGGCGCATGCGGGATTGCGGGCCGAGCAATTGGAACTTGAAATCACGGAATCCGTCCTGCTGGATGGCAATGAGGGTGAACGCTGCCAGATCGAGACCTGGAAAAAGCTCGGCATACAGGTCGCGCTTGATGATGTGGGCAAGGGCTATTCCAGCCTGAGCTATCTCAGCCAGTTTCCCTTTGACAAGATCAAGATCGACCGCAGTTTCCTCAAGGCATTCGATGCCGAAGAGCCCGAGGATGCATCCGCTGTCATTCTTCACGCCATTGTCGAATTGGGCAAGACCCTTGGCAAGACCGTGATCGCGGAAGGCGTGGAGCGGGAGGATCAGCTTGAATATCTCCGTTCTGTGGGATGCGATCAGGCGCAGGGATATCTTCTGGGGCGGCCGATGTGCGCTCAAGACGCGCGCAAATTTGTTCGCAAATTCCGGTTGCCACTGTGGAAACGGTTGCGGGTTTCATAA
- the ruvX gene encoding Holliday junction resolvase RuvX, with the protein MVRKKKKKLPIDIPLEELLAGASSKQRLLGLDLGTKTIGLAVSDTGKSIASPLETIQRSKFGKDAERLQQICEKQEIGGFVLGLPLNMDGSEGPRAQATRDFYISLREFWRERELPTIPVTFWDERLSTVAVTRTLLEADTSRARRGEVVDKMAASFILQGALDRAKNLS; encoded by the coding sequence ATGGTCCGCAAGAAAAAGAAAAAGCTTCCGATCGACATTCCGCTGGAGGAACTTCTTGCTGGCGCAAGCTCAAAGCAGCGATTGCTTGGCCTTGATCTGGGCACCAAGACCATCGGACTGGCCGTCTCCGACACAGGCAAGAGCATTGCCTCTCCATTGGAAACCATTCAGCGCAGCAAGTTCGGCAAGGACGCCGAGCGCCTGCAGCAGATTTGTGAAAAGCAGGAAATTGGCGGCTTCGTTCTCGGTCTGCCGCTAAATATGGACGGCTCCGAAGGCCCCAGAGCGCAGGCAACGCGGGACTTCTATATTTCCCTGCGCGAATTCTGGCGCGAGCGGGAGCTGCCCACGATCCCCGTCACCTTCTGGGATGAACGCCTGTCCACCGTTGCCGTAACGCGCACCTTGCTTGAAGCGGATACATCCCGCGCCCGCCGCGGCGAAGTGGTTGATAAAATGGCCGCCTCCTTCATCCTTCAGGGCGCACTGGACAGGGCCAAAAACCTCTCCTGA
- a CDS encoding cyclopropane-fatty-acyl-phospholipid synthase family protein, protein MNKPLHNLIKKIFKTGNLTLTWASGEVVSYGQADASPVRIRLADREAEKLLAKDPALTLGEMYMQGRFIIEQGDIYDFLSLVRRNTSESNFSALMRLRHCWRIFKAQMATRLPINRNRKNVSHHYDLTPALFDLFLDDDWQYSCGYFESPDSSLDEAQLAKKRHLAAKLQLEENQRVLEIGSGWGGLALYLAETCGVDMTGVTLSHEQLAVSERRAAERQLSDHVRFELKDYRNLKAKPFDRIVSVGMFEHVGTGRYDNFFQKCTELLDDNGLMLLHSIGRPEAGHNVTNPFIAKYIFPGGYIPSLSEVLPAIERAGLLVRDVEILNLHYAYTLREWRKRFLARKQEALSLYDEDFFRMWDFYLAGSEMAFAWDNMFIFQIQLAKRQPAAPSHRDYMVETEKSLKQKEASLAPMQRITL, encoded by the coding sequence ATGAATAAACCGCTCCACAATCTCATCAAGAAAATTTTCAAAACCGGCAATCTCACACTCACATGGGCATCGGGCGAAGTCGTCAGCTATGGACAAGCGGACGCCTCCCCCGTCCGGATACGCCTTGCAGACAGGGAGGCCGAAAAACTGCTGGCCAAAGACCCGGCCCTGACATTGGGGGAAATGTATATGCAGGGGCGTTTCATTATCGAACAGGGCGATATTTACGATTTCCTGTCGCTGGTTCGAAGAAACACCTCGGAGAGCAACTTCTCCGCCCTCATGCGCCTGCGCCATTGCTGGCGCATCTTCAAGGCTCAAATGGCAACCCGCCTGCCGATCAACCGGAACCGCAAGAATGTGTCCCATCATTATGATCTGACACCGGCGCTGTTTGATCTCTTCCTTGATGATGACTGGCAATATTCCTGCGGCTATTTCGAAAGCCCGGACAGCTCGCTGGACGAGGCCCAACTGGCCAAGAAACGCCACCTGGCGGCCAAATTGCAACTGGAAGAAAATCAGCGTGTTCTGGAAATCGGCTCCGGCTGGGGTGGTCTGGCATTGTATCTGGCAGAGACATGCGGGGTCGACATGACCGGCGTCACCCTTTCCCATGAACAGCTTGCGGTCTCTGAAAGGCGCGCCGCCGAGCGCCAGCTGTCCGATCATGTCCGCTTCGAGCTCAAGGATTATCGCAATCTGAAGGCCAAACCCTTTGACAGGATCGTATCGGTCGGCATGTTCGAGCATGTGGGCACCGGTCGCTATGACAATTTCTTTCAAAAATGCACCGAGCTGCTTGATGACAATGGCCTGATGCTGCTGCATTCCATCGGCCGCCCCGAAGCGGGCCATAATGTCACCAACCCATTTATCGCCAAATATATTTTCCCCGGCGGCTATATCCCCTCGCTGTCCGAAGTCCTGCCCGCCATAGAGCGAGCAGGTCTGCTGGTGCGCGACGTTGAAATTCTCAATCTTCACTATGCCTATACCTTGCGCGAATGGCGCAAGCGTTTCCTCGCTCGCAAACAGGAAGCGCTGTCTCTCTATGATGAGGACTTCTTCCGCATGTGGGACTTCTATCTGGCAGGATCTGAAATGGCCTTCGCATGGGACAATATGTTCATCTTCCAGATCCAGCTGGCCAAAAGACAACCGGCAGCCCCCAGCCATCGCGACTATATGGTCGAGACGGAAAAAAGCCTCAAGCAGAAGGAGGCAAGTCTGGCCCCGATGCAGAGGATCACGCTCTAG
- a CDS encoding AEC family transporter: protein MYVIVEAIIPTFFLVGLGLYIRRSGLVPEEQWGGLETIAYWLFFPALIFNSLFKADLKNVPLGDMTFVLISAILLMAALMLLLYPLFRSAFGIDNPSYTSIYQGVLRWNGFMALAIVQKAYGNDAMALVAVAMASMIPVINIIIVGIMAVFGANGRPSFANVLLNIIKNPFIIASLVGLTVNLSGIPIWDPVASTIEITGRAGLACALLIVGAGIRLKHAFPPVRDVWFSCILRLVGMPAMAIGFAILFGLGGQPLEVVIISTAVPTAMNSYVLAKKMGGNAPLIAAIVTWQTPLSALAIPLWLALVRSFNLS, encoded by the coding sequence ATGTATGTGATCGTTGAAGCCATCATTCCAACATTCTTCCTTGTTGGACTTGGGCTCTATATTCGCCGCAGCGGACTGGTCCCCGAGGAGCAGTGGGGCGGCCTTGAAACCATCGCCTATTGGCTGTTTTTTCCGGCTCTTATCTTCAACTCGCTGTTCAAGGCCGATCTGAAGAATGTCCCGCTGGGCGACATGACCTTCGTGCTCATCTCTGCCATCCTGCTCATGGCGGCCCTGATGCTGCTGCTCTATCCGCTGTTCCGCTCTGCCTTTGGCATCGACAATCCCTCTTATACCTCGATCTATCAGGGTGTTTTGCGCTGGAACGGCTTCATGGCGTTGGCCATCGTGCAAAAGGCCTATGGCAACGACGCCATGGCGCTGGTCGCCGTCGCCATGGCCTCGATGATCCCCGTCATCAACATTATCATTGTCGGCATCATGGCCGTGTTTGGCGCAAATGGGCGCCCCAGCTTTGCCAATGTGTTGCTGAATATCATCAAGAATCCCTTCATCATCGCCTCTCTGGTCGGGCTGACGGTCAATCTGTCCGGCATTCCGATCTGGGATCCCGTCGCCTCCACAATCGAGATCACCGGACGCGCCGGCCTTGCCTGCGCCCTGCTCATCGTGGGAGCTGGCATCCGGCTCAAGCATGCCTTCCCTCCGGTGCGCGATGTCTGGTTTTCGTGCATTCTGCGCCTTGTCGGCATGCCCGCCATGGCCATCGGCTTTGCCATCCTTTTCGGCCTTGGAGGACAGCCGCTGGAAGTGGTCATCATCTCCACAGCGGTTCCCACCGCCATGAACAGCTATGTTCTGGCAAAGAAGATGGGCGGCAATGCACCGCTGATCGCCGCCATCGTCACATGGCAGACGCCCCTTTCGGCACTGGCCATCCCGCTTTGGCTGGCGCTGGTGCGTTCATTCAATCTCAGTTGA